The following coding sequences lie in one Poecilia reticulata strain Guanapo unplaced genomic scaffold, Guppy_female_1.0+MT scaffold_412, whole genome shotgun sequence genomic window:
- the LOC103460980 gene encoding solute carrier family 25 member 53-like, whose protein sequence is MAGSPDHEQEDGGPQNTIIRLQSYLHGGTSSLLSTLPTVFVFPVYKTIFRQQIHNAPVHQAVGQLYKEGPLKLYRGVAPPLLMRTLNGTLLFGLQDTLLRHLSLSTTTSAAALPALAGFGAGVVEAVVFTPFERVQNVLQNGHNDKHLPSLRSVLMKLKVERISQGYYRAFLPIAARNAFGSSLYFGLKGPVCAVVAGQGLSPVVSSFVSGTVTSMVISLTLYPLSVLVANMQAQVGGEVKGVTACWRQLWKSRNHSLVLLYRGGSLVILRSCITWGITTAIYDRQQKGSS, encoded by the coding sequence ATGGCAGGAAGCCCTGATCACGAACAAGAGGACGGAGGCCCTCAGAACACAATCATTCGCCTTCAAAGCTACTTACACGGAGGAACCTCCAGCTTGCTGTCAACGCTCCCCACCGTTTTTGTCTTTCCCGTCTACAAGACCATTTTCCGTCAGCAGATCCACAACGCCCCGGTGCACCAGGCGGTGGGACAGCTCTACAAAGAGGGCCCTCTCAAGCTCTATCGGGGCGTGGCTCCACCGCTCCTGATGAGGACCCTGAACGGCACGCTCCTCTTCGGCCTGCAGGACACACTCCTCCGTCATCTTTCATTGTCAACCACCACCTCTGCCGCTGCCCTGCCAGCTCTGGCTGGATTTGGGGCAGGTGTTGTGGAAGCCGTGGTCTTCACCCCATTCGAGCGAGTTCAGAATGTGCTGCAGAACGGCCACAATGACAAGCATCTGCCGTCCTTGAGGAGTGTTCTCATGAAGTTGAAGGTAGAAAGGATTAGCCAGGGCTATTACAGAGCCTTCCTGCCCATCGCAGCCCGCAACGCCTTCGGCAGCTCCCTGTATTTTGGCCTGAAGGGGCCTGTGTGTGCCGTTGTGGCTGGACAGGGACTCTCTCCCGTGGTCTCTTCATTCGTCTCAGGAACGGTGACCTCGATGGTAATCAGCTTGACTCTGTACCCTCTGTCTGTGCTGGTAGCAAACATGCAAGCACAGGTGGGAGGAGAGGTTAAGGGTGTCACTGCATGTTGGAGGCAGCTGTGGAAATCTCGGAATCACAGCTTGGTTTTGTTGTATCGAGGGGGGAGTCTTGTTATCCTGAGGTCATGCATTACGTGGGGAATCACCACAGCTATTTACGACAGACAACAGAAAGGATCCTCCTGA
- the LOC103460982 gene encoding ribose-phosphate pyrophosphokinase 2-like, with protein CLFIFFQGFFDIPVDNLYAEPAVLKWIKENILEWKNCIIVSPDAGGAKRVTSIADRLNVDFALIHKERKKANEVDRMVLVGDVRDRVAILVDDMADTCGTICHAADKLISAGATKVYAILTHGIFSGPAISRINNACFEAVVVTNTIPQEEKMKHCPKIQVIDISMILAEAIRRTHNGESVSYLFSHVPL; from the exons AgtgtttatttatctttttccaGGGATTCTTTGATATCCCTGTGGATAACTTGTACGCAGAGCCAGCTGTCTTGAAATGGATCAAGGAGAATATCCTTGAATGGAAAAATTGCATCATTGTGTCACCTGATGCAGGAGGAGCTAAGAG GGTCACCTCGATTGCGGACAGGTTGAATGTGGACTTTGCTCTAATTCACAAGGAGAGGAAAAAGGCAAACGAGGTCGACCGTATGGTCCTTGTCGGAGATGTGAGGGATCGCGTTGCGATTCTGGTGGATGACATGGCTGACACCTGTGGGACAATCTGCCATGCTGCCGATAA ACTCATCTCTGCTGGTGCCACAAAGGTTTATGCCATCCTGACCCACGGCATCTTTTCTGGTCCAGCTATTTCACGCATCAACAACGCCTGTTTTGAAGCCGTTGTCGTCACCAACACAATCCCTCAGGAGGAGAAGATGAAGCATTGTCCCAAAATACAG gTGATAGACATCTCCATGATTCTAGCAGAGGCCATTCGCAGAACTCACAACGGGGAATCCGTGTCTTACCTTTTCAGCCACGTCCCCCTGTAG